The following nucleotide sequence is from Zea mays cultivar B73 chromosome 1, Zm-B73-REFERENCE-NAM-5.0, whole genome shotgun sequence.
ctgcgagtctaaggtgtgacctaagattgcgtgtgtgtgtaacgtcgcatgcctccccttttatagttgaaggggggcatgcacaaaggcactgggccccgacatgtgggcacagggacataaagaatatagtgcttggagcctactaatgtctgttgccgaggcaatcttcttgcgccctgacgcccaagatctgcgtatccttggcgtataggggaagcttcttgtagaagggatgatgagtacaGTGTGCTGCCTGGCACGGTCGTACTGTtcgccagcagacccagcaggcgcgccgcctgctggatgaccttgacaccgcctgccagcggatgggatgggacacattaaatgctgagaggacacggcgcccgtcagcgcagtggcaggcggcaTGTCTTCTCCCAATAAATGAGGGGCTGCACGACTTCACACCAGGTTCGGCCCGGTAGCTTAtatcatgggccacaagcagcgggccTCCGCCTGAGCAGGAAGTGGAGGGCAAGGCCCAGACACGTGTtagcaccggacccctgctcaTACCAGGGTCCCCCTCGCTCCGGGACCCTGCTGAGGTTCAGACCTACCCGGGGGCTCCGGACTTATATGTATAGGGGTCCAGTGTCCTTCTGTGGGGGTCCGGACTTACTGGGATGTGTTGTCTTTCCTTTCCATGTGACACCCTTTGGTctgcccatgcggtggggtcaGACGTCGTCCCCCGCGTGGCCAGGGGACGTCGTATTGGAgcggcgtcttcatgctgtagaagagggtacccctgatttagggtaccgacaaatGTAATATTAATACTGTCAACATTCATACATGTTTTGTGAAATGCGAATATGTATGAATTAATGAAATGCAGTTACTGTCTTTATCCTTTCACATTACtattcacatattaaatgatgaaggtatgtccttcttgaccttcgtctgatgagcattatacccatgtggaaataatgcttcgggagACGAATATCTATAAAAAatcacaattgtgttgccttgttcttgatctatagtatttgagaacagatGACCAACATCAATTTTTGGGTGAACATGGGGAATTCATTAGATTGCTTTGGAAATAGTGCATCTTGAGTTTGGTACGGCTATTGCTACAAAAATTTTGAGTCCAAACTTAACTATGATGATCAGAGCAATTAAAGGGACCTCAACCATGCTAATACATATATGTGTTCTAATTACATTGCTTTTTTGTGATAGAAAGAATGTTTTTTTGCTCTTTTGGCATCATTTGCAGCTTGAAAAGCTACTTAATTTAAAAATTATGCCCTTGCATGCTATATTAATTTAGTTAGTATTTGTAGTTTTGTGATAAATTTTGAGTGAATGATTGAGGATGCAACGAATTCTGTATCACGTGTTTCCTCTATACCTCATTATGTGTGTTACTTCCACATTTGCTTTTTGGGGGCAACGGATATAGCTTCGGTGTGAGTTTAGAATATTTAACTTTTGGATCTACAATCATTTCTTTTTGTGAGTCATTGTTGTACATCTCTTTCCTTTCATATGAAAGGCTGCTGATATTTTTGGTCTTAACATTTCAACAAAATTCCTATTTTTTGCCTGGTTTAATATAATCACAGCATAATATACATAACTGGTCCTTACTAACAAAATAAAATCTCTTCATGTTAATTTCATGTTTGGACAATGGATTTGCTTCATGAGAATAATTTGGACTAAATAAATTGCTCGCTTTTCATATATTTTAAATTTATAAAATTTTAATATCTGGATGCAGGTATGCATTCTTTATAACGCACTGGCTAATGCTATTTTCTATGGTACGTTTACATTGGATCGGCATTATAGGCTACCCGTCAGAATAAGAATATTTAGTGGGCATCATAAATTCCGAtcgtttgatgtaatatatggctGGACAAAACCATAATGATTGCCTATCGAAGGACTGATACTGTTCTCACTATTCTTGCTTATGCTAAAATATTGTGTCTCAAATTTATTATCACTTGAGGTTTCTTTGTTTtgaaaaataaacaacaatataCGCTTGACTTTAATTTATATGGGCTTTTACTGTTTTTTATATTGCTCTATAGACAGCTGCAGGTAAAACAGCCGTTTTAATAAAAAAATTTAATGTAAATAACCTCCACCAACCGGGCAGCGGCAGCGACAAATTAAAGCAAGCTCTCTCAACCTGTCTGCAGTCTGCACTGCACTCAACCACCACCCGCGCTCCCCACCccacctcccctcccctcccccctaCAGATTTTCACTTTCCAATTCCTATTTATCTCTTCTTTTGTTCTTTAATTTGGTTCGTACGTACAAGACTTCTCGGATCACTCGTCTTCTTTGATTGCATCATCGAGACCTGCATTTTCCCTTCCAAATTCGTCACTCACTCTGGTTGGCCGCCTTCTGTCTTCTGATCCAATCCGGTTGAAATCCTCCGTCTCCTTCCAGCAAGATCTGGCACATAAGGAGAATCGGCAAGAACCATTCTGCAAATGAGGCCGGATACGCGGCTTGAATCGGCGGTGTTCCAGCTCACCCCGACCCGCACCAGGTGAGCTGCCGGATCTGCTCGAGTAACTCCCGGCGATGTTTCTTTGTTTCCTCTGGTAATTTGGCCAGTcaattatatatatatgtgtCATCTTTTGTGGCTCTGGTGTGTGGCGTGTTGCCAAAAATGGAGCGAGCTCTGGAAGCTCGGGCATGGCATTTCCCCATGAAACGGCAAAGCTTTCGGCTTTCGCCTTAACCTCGTATGCGTTGCCAAGCCTGGCTTGGTTAACACTGCAGTGCTAGTCTGCTAGATCTGATGTCCTCATGCTCTAAATTTGATCGAGTACTATGGCCGCAGCTTTACCGTCTGCCACGCAAATGATTTGTTTCTCTCTTCTCCCCATCTTTTTTCTAGGTGTGATTTAGTTGTGGTGGCGAATGGACGGAAGGAGAAGATAGCCTCTGGTCTGCTGAACCCATTCGTCGCCCATCTCAAGGTTGCACAAGAACAAATTGCCAAGGGAGGCTATTCTATCACACTTGAGCCTGACCCAGAGATTGATGCACCCTGGTTTACCAGGGGCACGTTGGATAGGTTGGTTTGCGTCCCATTGTTAGGGGTTGTCATTTGCAAATTTGTTCTTTGACAATATACGTGGTGATTTGAATCCCTCTCTTTCGCAGGTTTGTTCGATTTGTCAGTACACCAGAGGTCCTGGAGCGGGTCACAACCATAGAGTCTGAGATATTGCAGATCGAGGATGGCATTGCCGTCCAGGGCAGTGACAGTCTTGGGTTGAGATCTGTAAGCAGACATCTATGCCTGATAACTTTTGACTAACATACTAATATCAGAAAGATGAGATGTTCATATTTGTGCTTTGTTAGGTGGAATACTATAATGGGAAATTGGTGGACTGCATGGAAGGTGAAATGCTGACGAGCATTTCTTTATTTCACCACGAGTCATAGAACAAACAGCATATGTGCCATCTGTGGAGTCTTTGTTTTATCACCTAAGTAATGAGCAATGTTTATTTGTTACCAAAAAAGAACTTTCCGTATCTTCATGGACCATGATACTTGGCAAATTGCTATGCAATATTTACTTTagcatttaatcattataaagtTTGGTGTAAATGTAAAATCAGGCAATGCTGTTGGATCTTTTACAGGCAGATAGTTTGTTTTCAACATACTGGGCTGCACAAGGAAATCCCAATGTATATGCATGGAGTGACCTTTCCTAGTTATATGGATTCTTAAATTAATTGTTTTAGTTTTAGCTTTAGCTAGCTCATTGGAAGTTATGCATTCTGAGATGGAGCTAGCTATCACGTCGTGCATTTTAGGAAGAGATCACTCTCATAGTCTCATCTACTTTAAAAAAgctacatttttcttgaaggatgAATCTGAGGTGCAACTTGTTTTGGCGACAGTTCTTGTATTCTTCTGCCCTGTTGCTGAATGTCCCTGACCCATCTACTTACAGGTAGTAAGGCAAGTTACAATCCTGATGCAGATAGGGCACTTGTTCCATACAAGGTGAATTTGTACAGATAAACCTGCCTCTTCTTTCTGCAAAAGAGTAATGGTATATGTGCTTATCATGTTCTGAGATTCCATATTCTTGGCAGGCTGGTACACAACCAATTCCACCATTGCAGAATCATGATGCTACACAGGAGGAGAATTCAAAGTACCTATGTCTAAAGCAGCATGTTTTGTTTTCTGTAATGTAGTACTTAACGATGCCATGGATGACAATTGGCAGTAAAACTGGTCTACATGGATACCACCGTGATTTAACTAGAACTTATTTTCATTATGGAGTAACATATGCTCCATTTCATGAAGATATGCATAGATTTCTGGCGTGATCATCATTTGATTGTTCTATTACATCATCTGTTTACTTTTTGGATGACTTCTTTATGTGTGCGTTTTCTCTGGAGAAGCATTCGTTTGTATTTTTATTTTCGTGGTGAATTTAACTGCATTATAGAATGTTGTTCATACAATCATCTGATCACATACTTCATATTTTGTAGGGATCAATTGCTCAGAGTGCTAGAGACTCGCAAAACAGTCTTACGTAAAGAACAGGCTATGGCCTTTGCACGTGCTGTAGCAGCAGGATTTGACATCGACAACTTGGTGTATCTGATCACTTTTGCAGAGTGTTTTGGTGCTTCTCGCTTGATGTAAGTGTTAGATAGAacagaaaaccctaaccctaattgaTGTGACTTGATGGTCGATGGCGACTGGATGGTGCACCGGTGGCTCGGCATGGGGCGACTCGTCGGTAGGGTGGACCAGTGGACTGGGCCACACATGTTGCCGGTAGATGTGGGTGGGATCGACAAAACGAGCCACATGTGCCGAGAAGTATAGTACCGCGCATGGCGCGATCGGAAACGATTGGGCCACACATGGCACGGGCGAAGGCGACGGACCCACGCATGGCGTAGGCGGGGGCGACGGGGTCGTGCGTCGGGACCGGGGGTAGGGGAAGAGGAGAGATGTTGACAGGATCGACATCGAGGGAATCAAAATCGAAAGGTGGGGAGGAGCCACTAAGGGGAAACATTCTCATTGAAAAcaacatgacgagagatgatgatgcagtGGATGAGAAAGTCAAGGCATCGGTATCCCTTGTGATCCGAGGAGTAATCGAGGAAGAGACATCGAGTGGAACAAGGCACAAGTTTGTGGGAGGCAGTGGCAGATGTGTTGGGATAGCAAGCACACCCGATGACGCGAAGGTGCTCGTAGGAGGGTGCCAAAGAGGGTGAAGAACCCACTGATCGCCTgggagggaagacggttgaggaggtagGCGGCAATGTTCAACACCTCAGCCCAATAGTGGGCAGGAAGAGAAGTTTGGAAGAGGAGGCAACGAGGCATGTTGGTGCATGCGATCGGCTCGACCGTTCTGAGGGGAGGTGTGAGGACACGACATCATAGCTCCACACCATGGGAGAGAAAGAAGGTACGAGATGTGGAGTTATCAAACTCCCTTCCGTTATCACATTGATAACCTCGGATGATGCGCCCAAACTGAGTCGACACTCGTACAAATAAGTAAGACTGGTGAAGGTGTCAGACTTGTGGCGAAGAGGAAAGGTCCACATGTAGTGAGAGAAGTCATCCAGGAGACTAGATAGCACTTATAACCAGAGATGCTTAGGGTAGGGGATGTCCAAAGGTCATAATGGACGTGGTCGAAGGGGCGAGTGGTGTGGGAGATGGAAGAAGAGAAGGGCAAGCGAGTGTGACGCCCAAACAGCCAGGCATGGCAAAGAGAGGTAGTGGTGCCGCGGGGCAGGTGATGGCTGAGGTGCCCGAGAGTTTGGAGAGGACGTCGTTACCAGCGTGGCCAAGACGACAATGCCAAGTGGAGGCAGAGGCAACCGCAACAAGGGTGTAGGGTGTGGTAACACGAGATAAGGGAGGTGGGGTAGGCAAGCGAATAGGATAGGGGACCCGAGATGTCGCATCGGGTGACCATGACATGAGTGGTAAGGTCCCGTATGGTGTCCCCAAGGATCGAACTCTATAGAACAATGGTTGTTAGTGGTGAAGCGACGGATtgagagaaggttctgtatgatgTTGGGGGCAACAAGGATGTTGTTGAGGTACAATGAACCAGGAAGGACCGTGTCACCTACTAAGGTGACAGGCAGAGTTGACCCATTGTCGACAATGATGGAAGAAGGGAAGGTGGTGTTATGGGGATGTGGTAAAGATACAGTACCAGAGTTAGGAGTGGTGTGGTACGAGGCGCCAGAGTTGGCAACCCAGTCGGTGGGAGTAGCAGTAGTGGGCTGCGATGACATGGGGTACGAGTAGAGTGCCAGTGGAGGCACCTCCAAAGAGTCTCCAGGATGGGCGCTGGGGCCATCGGTGGTGAGTAGGCTAATGGCGAGCATGCGCGGTGGAGATGACAAGGCCTCGATCGTCACAGAGACAATCTCCGCACCACGGAACACGAATGACCCTGGAGCTTGGTGGCCCTCGTGAGGGTGAACAAAAGCTAAAGGATACACGGAGAACCCGATTCATGGTTCGATCAAAGAGCACGAACGTGCCTCAGGGAAATTGCCCATTGTGAAAGGAGACACACACACGGTAGGGAGGCACATGGACCGCGGCGGAGCGAAGGACAAGCGTATAGGGAGCAAGAGCAGGAAGGGAGAGGTCGGCGCCTGCAGGCCACCCATGCCCCCATGTTGCCGGAGGAAGAGGATATTGTTAGCAACCTGGACATCTGCGTTCAAGGTCTATCAGAGGTTCTATCTTTTGTTGACAAAATGCATTGCTCATAGTCGTCAAAGATGTCGGACCTTGCTAGCTCGGTTTCCTTCATAGTCGCTGAAGCGGTAAATGAAACTGAGGTGGCCATAGGCTTGCCGTCACCGGCATGCGGGGAGCATGCTAGGGAGTAGGGCGCCATGGTGGGCGAAGACGGGGAGCAGGGCGTCGGATCAGGGAGCGAGGCGCATAGAAGATGGAGCTAGGAAGCAGGGCGCCATGGAGGGCGAAGACGTGGAGCATGGCGTCGAGCCGGGGAGTTGGGCGCTGGGCCGGAGAGCGGAGTGCGAGCACGAGGAAGAGGGAGGTCGGCGCTAGCGTGCGGCTGGGCAGCGTGGAGGTGTTCCTGTGGTGTTGGCGGTGCCGGTCGCAGGTGCAGGGGAAGGTCGTGCAACCTCCATGGAAAGGGAGGCGGGCACGGGGAAGGGGGAGACCGGCGGCCACGAGAGGTGGCTCATGAACTGAGAAGAGTGGGagggagggaagagaagataggcTTGATACCATGTTGGATAGAatagaaaaccctaaccctaattagggtggctaatatatatatatagggccaGATCTATTCTATTCATCACCCTAGGTGATGGACCCAACAGTCCATCACCTGGACCAACCGGCGCGCCCCTGCGTGGCTCCCCCGCGCCCGCCCAACAAAGTCGACCGAGCCAGCTTGCCCAACCGGTCGAGCCGCCCCCGCGCCTGCCCAGCGCCCAAGAGTCGAGCCGAGCCATCTCGCCTAAAATGACTTAATGTAGTCTAAAATGACTTAAATGTTATCTAGACTTTGGAATGACTTAAAGTTACATAGAATGACTTAAATGTTGTTTGTACGCTAGAATGACTTAATATTTTCTGGAATGACTGAACCAATAAGATAAGAAATGTCTGAGAAAACCCAGAAAAAATGGTTGAAACAATAATAACTTAATGTTTTCTGAAAAATGACAATATTTATGTTACCTAGACTTTGGAATCACTTAAAATTACCTAGAATGACTTAATATTTTCTGGAACGAACAAACCAATAACATAAGAAATGTCTAAGAAAACCTAGAAAAAATGTCTGAAACAATAATAACTTATTTTTTCTGAAAAATGACTTAATATTTACTAGAATGACTTTCAACGTGTACATTTCAGCGTAAAATTGTATCACCCTAGTCTCTAAACTTTCAACGTGCACATTTCGGCCCTTACACTTGTATGGTTGTGTCATCTAATAAATCCCTAAACTCCTAAAATGCATGTGGAGTGGGTCATGACTATTTGGACCTGTGATAACACCAAAAATAAGTTTATGGACCCAGATGAAACAACCATAGAAGTATATGGACTGAAATGTGCACGTTGAAAGTTTAGAGTCTGGGATGATacaattttacaagtttgggacCTGCATGTGCATTTTGGGTGTCAAGAAAAAAACTTGGCCAGTAGGGGAAAGACCGTCCCCATGGCATTATATTAATAAGAAGCTCAATCGGAGCCCTGACCGAGAAAGGTCACGAAAGCTGCCCCCATGCAACATGAGGGTCCATGCTAGATCTTTACTTGTGCTTTGAGCCCTCTCAACCCCTACACGTGGATCCGCCCCCCATAGGCCAGTCCATCTTGTGTGCACACAACCAAGGAAACCAGCGAGTGACCTTTTTTAACcccagcctgaaattcgctcccactggGATTCGAACTCAGGATCTGAAGAGTGCTAtttagaccacctaaccaactcagctagagactCTTTCGTCATTTTGGTAGTTTAAGGACCGGGATGATACAACGCTACAAGTTTAGGGACCGCCAGTGTATTTTACTCATGGTTCTTTCATAGATTGATTACTGCACCAGTGTTTTTATGTGGAGTGCACTGGTGGTCTCTAAACTTGCTTGGGCGTGTAATCTAGGTTTGTGATAGATTTGTAGCTTCATGTTCTTGAACTTGTTAACCTTTTCACTCGAGGTTCAAATCTTCTAAATCATCATCAAATCGCTTACGTGGAAACTTTAGTGCCATCTTGGATGCTAAATGTTTAATTCATGAGTCCATAGGCAATATATCTCCATATATTGTTTCTCTTTCCCTACCTCATCTCTCTGCATTGGGTGGGTCTCATCAGATTTTTTTTGTTTGCTGAGTGTCATGTGAGGGCTAGTACTGCTATGAGTCATGAGTTGGCAAAATTAGGGTGGCACAGGTGCCATGAAGATGCGAAGTAGGTGCATCAATACTAATTTGCGACTTAGGTCGGTTTGGACCTCTGGTAAACCACGTAGCAAGTTTGGGGACTTGAAACTGCAAATTAATAGTTTTGGGACCTAGGTTACACCCCCGAACAAGTTTAGGGACAGCTGGTGCATGCTACTCTTTTATAATTTATTTTCGATTCATATAGATGGAAAACATACTACCAGACCTTGATAAGTTACATAGTTGCCTGGAAGCAAAATTTCACTGTATTAACGTTAAATCCTTTGATGCTTACCACTTTGGTGTGCTTTCAATAAATAGGAAGGCATGTACACAATTCATTGAGTTGTGGAAGCAAAAGCATGAAACTGGACAGTGGATTGAAGTTGAACCTGAAGCAATGTCTGCACGCTCCGAATTTCCTCCGTTTAATCCTTCTGGCATTATGTTTATGGGGGACAACATGAAGCAGACTATGGAATCTATGTCTGTTTCCAACGGAGATGCAAATGGCGAAGATGCTTCTAAAGCAGGTATGTTTTGATGTCTAGTGCAATGACTGAACTTATGTTCTTACAAGCTCACAATAGCTTGTTCCTTGAGACTGGATAATTATTATACAGGAACCTTTCTGTTGATGGAGCTTGATTTTCTATTCATTCATTATGTGCAACTGTTGACTCTCCCTTGAAGCTAATTGTCTCATGCTTGATTTAAAAATTCCCCCATAAGTTGATTGAAATGTACCCTCAATTTACTAAGTGTCCTTGGCTATCATCAATAACTTTTGTTGCTTGACAGATCAAAGGACATCTCAGCACTCTGGTGCTCCCCATGAGTTCTTCCATGGTCCATATCAGTCAGCATATCCACCATGGGCAATGCATCCACCTTACTCTATGCAAGGCATGCCTTACTATCCTGGAATGAACCCATATTACCCTTCCCCCTACCCCCCAATGGATGAGACCAGGTACCACCCCTCAGAAAGGAGAGTATCAAAGAAACACTCAGATAGCAAGGACTCAGAAACTTCAGATGATAAAAGTGACCAGAGTGGTTCAGAGAGGGAAACTTCTTATGGTCACAGGTCCCATAAAAAAGATAAAAGGGCAGGTAAGAAGAAGCCTAGTGTGGTTGTCATCCGAAATATCAATGTAACATCGAAAAGGCACGGATCATCAGACAGTGACTCACAAACAGGTTCAGATGTAGTATCAGAGGATAGCGACGATTCACACGCCAAGTCCAGaaagaaaaagaataatagcTCAAGTTCAAAGAAAAAAGATGCTAGGAAGATGGTTTTCGAGTCTGCAGATGAATATAGCAAGAATGGAATGTCATATGGGCAAGATGGAGACCAAGGGAGCTGGAATGTTTTCCAGAGTTTCCTGCTAAGAGCTGATGAGAAAAGAGATAATGACGCGGACCTATTCGCCAGTGAGAAAAAAGCACCCCCAGCAAGGATGAAGGAGAGCACAAGCGTTGATGTTGATTCAATTCTCTTGGTGGAGCAAAATTCTGCTGGGGCCAATGAACATAATACAACAGGTTTCAGTATGGAAAATGAGAGGATTAGACCCCAGCAGATGCTGTCTGGTGATGAACTTATGATGTATGGGGAAGGTGAAGGCATGAGCTTTGGATGTGATGACATAAAGGAGATTGAAGCTGGAGGTGTGAGATACAGAAGAGGAACAAGTGATGACTTCATGATATATGGACAGGAAAAGTCAATGGACAGAGGGAGTTCTTTGGATCCTCTTGCAGAAGCACAGTACAAGAGCCCCACCCTGGTTGACAAAAATGTGCACAGCTTGGCAGATGAATCGTTTATGATACCTCTTAGGTCTACCTCAGAGGATAACCATGAACCAGAATGTCGTACTGCCATTGACATTGATGTTGAGCTTCCCTCAACTGTTCAGAAGATATCAGATGCTAAAGCTGGTAGTCAGCTTTTCTATGAGCCAGCTGAATTGATGCCGGAGCGTGGATGTGAAGACGTTTCGTTTGGATATGATCCAGCAATGGATTATAATAGTCAGATACAGAGTCAATCTGCCACCATGGTTGAAGATGCACATATGGAAGATGCATTGTTGAGCACTGTGGATGAAATAAAGAAGCCAGAGAAAGACAAGAAGCTAAGAAGTTCACAGGAGAGTTTGGATAAACGTAGAAAAGATGCTTCAGCGAGGAGGTTGTCATCATCAAAAGGCCCGCTGACTGATGCACAGAAACGCGCACAAAACTTGCGAATATATAAAGCGGACCTTCAGAAGGCAAAGAAAGAGCAGGTATTGGTGTATTACTTTTTTTTATACTTATTAACCCTTCTTGCGTGAATTATATTGATGTTCCTTGCCACTCGGTATTTGTTGTTTTAATCTAGTTAATGTTGTACACAAGTTAAATTTTCAGGTATGATGTTCTCTTATTAGTTTGTCTAGAATCTTGTAGCTTTGATGTTGAATATCAATATTATTTTAAAagtaacaacaacaacaacaacaataaagcattttagtcccaagcaagttgatgTAGGCTGAGCTGAAACCCGATAGAAACCGAAGTCAAGGTTCATGCACATGGATAGTTGTTTTCCATACGCTCCTATCCATCAGGGCCCATTGCCTTACCGCTTTCACCCTTTTCAATGCTTCTATAACATCAGATTCTTGGTACCTACACACAAAGCGCTTATTAGTGTCATCAAAAGAGTCATCCAACTGAAAGGTTGTATCCTCATTCTTCCCATTGAATAATTTGTCAAAATACTTTTGTCATCTATGTTTGATCTCATTCTCTTTCACCAAGTGGTGCTCCGTTTCATCCTTAATTGCACTTAACTTGGTTGAAGTCCCTTGTCTTCCTCTCAGGGACTCTATCCATCCTATATATGTTCTTTTCTCCTTCCTTCGTACTCAAACGTTGGTAAAGATCGTCATACATCCTACCATTTGCCACACTTATAGCTTGCTTTGCAGTCGTATTTGCTACCTTGTACTTCTCTGTATTGTCCATACACTTGGCATGGTATAAACGTCTAAATGTCTATAACATTCTTTCTTCTTAATAACTCTTTGGACTTCCTTGTTCCACTACCAAATATCTTTAGCTTCGTCTCCACTCCCTTTGGTTACTCCATACATCTATGAGGCCACCTTCTGAATGCAGGTTGTCATCTCCCACATCTTGTTTGCGTCATCTTCTTCTTTCCAAAGGCTCTTTTTTGTGGCCTTTTCTTGAGAACGTCTGACGTCTCTCCTTTTAGTTTTCACCACCTTGTTCTTGAAATCATGGCTTGTTTATCCCTACGAGCACACATCTAAAAACCAACAAGATTATATCGAGAGACGTCACACTCCCGAGGCATCAGTGCATCACCTTGCAATCAAGCATGCTCGTTTGTCCTCTCTTCTTGTGAGGACAAAGTTAATATGACTAGAGTGTTGGCCACTACTATAGGTCACTGAATGGGATTCTATCACCTAAAGGAAGTGTTGGCTATCAACAAATAAAAATCTACTGCAAAGTCCAAGACTTCCTCCCCTC
It contains:
- the LOC103644350 gene encoding COP1-interacting protein 7: MRPDTRLESAVFQLTPTRTRCDLVVVANGRKEKIASGLLNPFVAHLKVAQEQIAKGGYSITLEPDPEIDAPWFTRGTLDRFVRFVSTPEVLERVTTIESEILQIEDGIAVQGSDSLGLRSVEYYNGKLVDCMEGSKASYNPDADRALVPYKAGTQPIPPLQNHDATQEENSKDQLLRVLETRKTVLRKEQAMAFARAVAAGFDIDNLVYLITFAECFGASRLMKACTQFIELWKQKHETGQWIEVEPEAMSARSEFPPFNPSGIMFMGDNMKQTMESMSVSNGDANGEDASKADQRTSQHSGAPHEFFHGPYQSAYPPWAMHPPYSMQGMPYYPGMNPYYPSPYPPMDETRYHPSERRVSKKHSDSKDSETSDDKSDQSGSERETSYGHRSHKKDKRAGKKKPSVVVIRNINVTSKRHGSSDSDSQTGSDVVSEDSDDSHAKSRKKKNNSSSSKKKDARKMVFESADEYSKNGMSYGQDGDQGSWNVFQSFLLRADEKRDNDADLFASEKKAPPARMKESTSVDVDSILLVEQNSAGANEHNTTGFSMENERIRPQQMLSGDELMMYGEGEGMSFGCDDIKEIEAGGVRYRRGTSDDFMIYGQEKSMDRGSSLDPLAEAQYKSPTLVDKNVHSLADESFMIPLRSTSEDNHEPECRTAIDIDVELPSTVQKISDAKAGSQLFYEPAELMPERGCEDVSFGYDPAMDYNSQIQSQSATMVEDAHMEDALLSTVDEIKKPEKDKKLRSSQESLDKRRKDASARRLSSSKGPLTDAQKRAQNLRIYKADLQKAKKEQEEEQIKRLERLKLERQKRIAARSSTSNAPTPQQPRVKPSPKVSPSTYKSSKLSDTELASSSPLRKFPIKTTPGTDPEKTAKSSKLNDNTNAVSKPTLTDMKERSGRTESSNERLRKLAEPKTNSSTGHTLNSKSASVDRPRRKSMPQDSQTKKISAIMQLDQSKSATLPELKVKYSQAPAVVKNAVASRERKEVSAGAKSLRTTETASVKETNGNISRMNSSDDNVVVEKTVVMLEDEAVILHSGRNAAKETCSDDRTEKPSPESEYIAIRAPLSPVILPEAERSDDLGSSYEVVTECLKDEPEEPTLGAVEKPYQAPFARVTSLENASDNSPLPESLAHANSIKARVPEPVYTVSVEGHVVSEKPRSKEPKGLRKLLKFGRKSHAEGAMDSSVDEASAGDGSMLKNLISQDDSGASSSKASRSFSLLSPFRSKHKVIVL